One region of Alosa sapidissima isolate fAloSap1 chromosome 1, fAloSap1.pri, whole genome shotgun sequence genomic DNA includes:
- the LOC121721318 gene encoding stress response protein nst1-like, whose product MNGGARGQHTPVPSSSSSSAAAAAALSHTLREEERREGGGEQREEERRDTKANRSSSFALAAPGRGEEKSRERRRGERQRQTEPGAREREERNREEERSREERGAERSRGGEEQRGEEEQSSSSMMKGHERKGEQTRADRSNPNAETEPADQNLESDQNLESDQNQNLESDQNLEQNLEQNQEQPDPEPHGVCSSSSLAVPRATTPTRRSVSLGDFKRLGPAASGSEPPSTSTTAPSSKLVTPSCSMEFEAARRRLLEVEERQRVIREMERRLEELREVFVQQEQEAVVHGELVGRISSAAQQGELYAAENTQRLKKGLRFKRHRPTIVFSSMLGLRTCLPWPVKLK is encoded by the coding sequence ATGAATGGAGGAGCTCGCGGACAACACACGCCTgtgccatcatcatcatcatcatcagcagcagcagcagcagcgctctCTCACAcgctgagagaggaggagaggagagaaggaggaggagagcagagagaggaggagaggagagatacaAAGGCAAACAGATCCAGTTCCTTTGCTCTAGCGGCAcccgggagaggagaggagaagagcagagagaggaggagaggagagagacaaaggcaAACAGAGCCAGGCGCccgggagagagaagagaggaacagagaggaggagaggagcagagaggagagaggagcagagaggagcagaggaggagaggagcagagaggagaggaggagcagagcagcagcagcatgatGAAGGGACATGAGAGGAAGGGTGAGCAGACTAGAGCTGACCGTAGCAATCCAAATGCAGAGACCGAACCAGCTGACCAGAACCTGGAGAGTGACCAGAACCTGGAGAGTGACCAGAACCAGAACCTGGAGAGTGATCAGAACCTGGAACAGAACCTGGAGCAGAACCAAGAGCAGCCGGACCCAGAGCCCCATGGAGTGTGTTCGTCTAGCAGCCTGGCCGTGCCCCGTGCCACCACCCCGACGCGTCGCTCCGTCTCCCTGGGCGATTTCAAGCGCCTGGGCCCGGCAGCGTCCGGCTCCGAGCCGCCCTCGACCTCCACCACGGCGCCCTCGTCCAAGCTGGTGACGCCCAGCTGCAGCATGGAGTTCGAGGCGGCCCGCCGTCGCCTCCTGGAGGTGGAGGAGCGCCAGCGCGTGATCCGCGAGATGGAGCGGCGGCTGGAGGAGCTGCGGGAGGTGTTCgtgcagcaggagcaggaggccGTGGTGCACGGGGAGCTGGTGGGACGCATCTCCAGCGCCGCCCAGCAGGGGGAGCTCTACGCTGCTGAGAACACCCAGCGGCTGAAGAAGGGCCTGCGCTTCAAGCGCCACCGGCCCACCATCGTCTTCTCCTCCATGCTCGGACTCCGCACCTGCCTCCCCTGGCCCGTCAAGCTCAAGTAG